In Aegilops tauschii subsp. strangulata cultivar AL8/78 chromosome 3, Aet v6.0, whole genome shotgun sequence, one genomic interval encodes:
- the LOC109776783 gene encoding probable choline kinase 2: MVAVGQRPAAAMSQALRPRWSVLWPSRLPVIRQARPGTAAVSFNNRCNDRPLRHAPPTPPPMAAAADAGPELRRSSSIDRIPAEARRILHRLAGELWGADVDPAALVVSQLKGALTNEVFRITWPGGEGDPRKVLVRIYGQGVEVFFDRADEVRTFECMSRHGQGPRLLGRFPQGRVEEFINARTLSAPDLRDPEISGLIARKLREFHELDMPGPKDISLWQRLRRWLEEARSRCSTEEARELRLETLGDEIAELENVLSGVDQRVVFCHNDLQYGNIMIYEETRQVTLIDYEYASFNPVAFDIANHFCEMAADYHSDTPHVMDFTKYPDVDEQRRFLEAYLSSSGENTSDVEVETLLGLIAKYSLTSHLFWGLWGIVSAHVNKNIDFEYKEYARHRFDQYWDTKPRILQACNPTS, translated from the exons ATGGTCGCCGTCGGCCAGAGGCCCGCTGCGGCAATGTCTCAAGCCCTGCGGCCACGATGGTCGGTGCTGTGGCCTTCTCGTCTGCCGGTGATCCGCCAGGCACGTCCCGGCACCGCCGCCGTCTCCTTCAACAACCGATGTAATG atcgcccgctccgccacgcgccgccgacgccaccgccaatggccgccgccgccgacgccgggcccgagctgcggcggaGCTCCAGCATCGACCGCATCCCGGCGGAGGCGCGCCGCATCCTGCACCGCCTCGCCGGCGAGCTCTGGGGCGCCGACGTCGACCCCGCCGCGCTCGTCGTGTCCCAGCTCAAGGGCGCCCTCACCAACGAGGTCTTCCGCATCACCTGGCCCGGCGGCGAGGGCGACCCGCGCAAGGTGCTCGTGCGCATCTACGGCCAGGGCGTCGAGGTCTTCTTCGACCGCGCCGACGAGGTCCGCACCTTCGAGTGCATGTCCCGCCACGGCCAGGGCCCCCGCCTCCTCGGCCGCTTCCCCCAGGGCCGCGTCGAGGAGTTCATCAACGCCAGG ACGCTCTCGGCGCCGGATCTGCGGGACCCGGAGATTTCCGGCCTGATTGCCAGGAAGCTGCGGGAGTTTCACGAGCTCGACATGCCTGGACCCAAGGACATCTCACTCTGGCAGAGGCTGAG GCGTTGGCTTGAGGAAGCTCGCAGCAGGTGCTCGACTGAGGAGGCCAGGGAATTGCGGTTGGAGACGCTCGGCGATGAGATTGCGGAGCTGGAGAATGTATTGTCCGGGGTCGATCAGAGAGTAGTATTTTGCCATAATGATTTGCAGTATGGCAACATTATGATATACGAAGAGACCAGACAAGTGACCTTAATC GACTATGAATACGCCAGTTTTAACCCTGTTGCGTTCGACATTGCGAATCACTTCTGTGAGATGGCTGCTGATTATCATAGTGATACACCGCACGTGATGGACTTTACAAAATATCCTG ACGTGGATGAACAGCGGAGATTTCTTGAGGCTTACCTTAGTTCTTCAG GAGAAAACACATCCGATGTAGAAGTCGAAACATTGCTTGGCTTGATTGCAAAGTACAGTCTCACAAGCCATCTCTTCTGGGGTCTCTGGGGAATAGTCTCG GCGCATGTGAACAAGAACATCGACTTTGAGTACAAGGAGTACGCGAGGCATCGGTTCGACCAGTACTGGGACACGAAGCCTAGAATACTGCAAGCCTGCAACCCAACCAGCTGA
- the LOC109776782 gene encoding uncharacterized protein has protein sequence MPISYEMEGGPTVLQLYKWKSLHPCLELSKFREASISPTRRLFGLLSEHGDLVLSTVNVQPSQVESPMALSDSSLPVFECFSSIPRVKSLAWGHCCDASSQLEVPAFSEFLVLSSDDSITVHAFCHSDKSAVTVNCDTEELHGEWKEWFPTKCSLPEDGESGARNRFRSFLTTISASVCNGKYQARFPLKSSLPHSAVVVSFSIYDITLSFLKFWLSSCAMKTRMETDSGSPEDLPSHVPVAEASCSCQWECLKVLPSSSGYLTGLVLTPNESVNCEVHQHNAKNILVAILELNHWGIQWNFVVDLQTAYDDVEPNPQWVDFQLSDIFLASLNAVGFVAIWNAKTGHPISSFSVLDRCRIDLEMPSATVTNVGESTCVGNVVGRMFKRLVLAPHSPLVAAVDEAGVVYVFYADDILNFKANAHEKFDQPSINHYGNNFAAWETAGHEIGSQTFCSHQPIRQGSLNPDKMVYDFSDRDNAGVVRARKRRKYCKCNENQVDSWPSGFSTTSQMKDVVTYPSTMADSAHVRRVVLPPCRSQENVISLSPFGLTRIFRSCNAEGNKHVKIIHTKLLMASCSLDERDIDAGFLDRSLPYQKDFSFAGESAVCSFQGYLYLVSQDNLSVVLPSVSVSSFSSRIDATQFWQPGFSGGSACNALNLLSVNRLRTRLEAWQIEVLDKALLYEGPSLADRLCWENGWDMKISRLRWVQLSLHYTNINDLEQSLNMLAEVDLAEEGVLQLLLASVYRLLCSTRSDHEAAVSSKLMVLAVRFATRTIKAYGLLKQKKDMPANSVKLHEMAFLLGVIRSIQGRITAKNQNSVRMQGDDKNSLKIGKEVLQNDSPSPVVVVDGVSPGLSAGLDAPDRQGSASTAFEFVPGSNRLLALTPVESSLTTNDIDTDQRTTQVGRPVTQGNIKDMMNRWEMNKFDLKTIVGEALQSGRLPLAVLQLQLLRQRESCSGDDFDDVFSEVHEIGRSIVYDLLMKGESGLAVATLERLGDDIESDLRQLMQGTVRRSLRLQIAEEMKQRGYLRSNEWKMLETLALIERFYPSSSFWDTYLGRENVIHDAVNIVTLPGEDKPVLALHIRNHPAIECGDVDGAVLGSWVNVNDYADLKEFSQSNLSDGYWVCAAVWSDAWDQRTVDRIILDQPCHISAQSDLPWESQFEYFVAHDDVGEVCKLLDMIPDSVLLEGILSINVDNSRAGYSIVSDVSVPDYKMYICDSEELEPVCMEVPHVKIFRSLSNHESTSWMRMLMQEQLAKKHIFMKEYWQSTTEIIPLLARAGILTNTAKIGPKKEASMPLIASEMPDDERHQACERALHKLVIRFCVQYDSPYLLDLYLDNCNLILGEDSIPLLKEAAGDCKWAQWLLFSRVKGYEYEASFSNARWNLSLKMVNHGNLTAIEIDEILYTVDDMAERIGEMSALATLMYASPPIQKSICTGSVNRNRGLSSQCTLENLGHCLQQFPTLWKTLRSTCFGQDGYGCLNYSPTNVSGKSAMSDYLCWRYSIFSSAGGDTSLLQMLPCWFPKSIRRLIQLFEQGPFGMQLLSSAPSSEELFTHGVTDYIYNTTGYSETNALSLEASIQKSVEEELYSSLEEKDLRVEHHLHRGRALAAFRHLLGKRASQLKSANARQVISTQSDVQADVQLILAPLSQTERSVLLLVAPLAITNFEDSTLVASCTFLLELCGMCTNMLRLDIAALQRISSYYNSAQQNKQSELSSPRSSGLHVLSHGADIAPALARALAEDYVQSDHLQILEQKQTSRGPKREQPSQPLIAILEHLERASLPLLDEGRTCGFWLLSGIGDASLYRSQQNEASQHWNLVTEFCLAHHLPLSTKYLALLANDNDWVGFLTEAQRAGFPIEVVIGVASKEIKDSRLRTHILTVLKNTLSNRRKSSSNIPSGSRDPSFLSVDGDNPMELFCILAVCEKQKNPGEALLNKAKQMQWSLLALIASCFPDVTLLSCLSFWLEITAARELSLIKVDGISSKVAKNVGSAVEVTNKLPSVSRNVEYRYNRKNPKRRRFLEASPDSFKSGFSLDIASGPNGTATSNPSDIDAQQERRKPTSEETEIPVDIDERLASLSSIVAVLCEQQLFLPLLRSFDLFLPSCSLLPFIRSLQAFCQMRLSEASAHLTSFSARIKDEASQSNSFKEASSITGWVVATAVKAADAVLSTCPSLYEKRCLLQLLAAVDFADGGSSSAYFGRSYWKINLAEPSLCKDGDIYKWNDSMDDASLLAALEKDGRWEDARTWARQLESSGIAWESTFDHVTESQAEAMVAEWKEFLWDIPQERAALWGHCQSLFMRYSLPPLQAGLFFLKHAEALGKEIPARELHEILLLSLQWLTGTITKSSPVYPLHLLREIETRVWLLAVESETHSKADGESSVVSQSPAIGNSTSIIEQTADVITKIDSSMSLPSMKAAERNGMRDNNLSHHQHLQLFEYNSEATTTNNARAKRRGKTNLPLRRGVTDNVESSTNDSDDNSKVFFRSKIGEQARNLLSEEEFAKMEASLSGWEQHVRPADMEKAVLSLLEFGQITAAKQLQQKLSPSYVPEELVLVDVALRVANNGGDGEINLLSFDTEALSILQSLQIASGSNMIDPSQAMEKLAVKCGEGRGRALIRRIIAVVQTAKILGLPFSEAFEKQPIELLQLLSLKAQDSFDEAKFLVETHIMPASSIARILADSFLKGLLAAHRGGYLDSQKEEGPAPLLWRSSDFLKWAKLCPSEPEIGHALMRLVMTGHEVPHACEVELLILSHHFYMSSSCLDGVDVLVTFAANRVDSYVSEGDFSCLARLITGVSNFHSLSFILSILIENGQLELLLQKYSSTDTATVAPASVRGFRLAVITSLKHFNPNDDEALSLVYKHFDMKHEAASLLESRAEQYMESWLDRHDKERRNDELLKAMHNLVQTAEILSTIDAGQRTHRACARASLLSLQIRIPDLVWIGLTETNARRIFVDQSRFQEALIVAEAYSINQPMEWAPVFWNQMLKPDLIELFVAEFVLVLPLHPPMLVELARFYRAEVAARGDQSHFSVWLSPGGLPAEWGKHLGRSFRSLLRRTRDMRLRLQLATLATGFSDVLEGCNAVLDKVPENAGPLILRKGHGGAYLPLM, from the exons ATGCCCATATCTTATGAGATGGAGGGTGGGCCTACTGTACTGCAGTTATATAAATGGAAAAGCTTGCATCCCTGTCTTGAACTATCGAAATTCCGGGAAGCGTCCATTTCTCCTACAAGGCGCCTGTTTGGACTGCTCTCGGAACATG gCGATCTTGTTCTGTCAACTGTCAATGTCCAACCATCACAAGTTGAATCACCTATGGCTCTCTCAGATAGTAGCTTGCCAGTGTTTGAGTGTTTTTCTTCTATTCCCAGAGTGAAGTCTTTAGCATGGGGACACTGCTGTGATGCTTCTAGTCAACTTGAGGTTCCGGCTTTCAGTGAATTTCTTGTTTTATCTAGTGATGATTCTATCACAGTTCATGCGTTTTGTCATTCTGACAAAAGTGCAGTAACAGTCAATTGTGATACTGAAGAGCTGCATGGGGAGTGGAAAGAATGGTTTCCTACCAAGTGCTCACTGCCGGAGGATGGCGAGTCGGGTGCAAGGAACCGCTTTCGCTCTTTTCTGACTACAATCAGTGCATCTGTTTGCAATGGAAAATACCAAGCCAGATTTCCTCTGAAGTCTTCATTGCCTCATTCTGCAGTGGTGGTATCATTTAGCATATATGATATTACTTTGTCCTTTCTGAAATTCTGGTTAAGCAGTTGTGCTATGAAGACTAGGATGGAAACTGACAGTGGATCTCCTGAGGATCTTCCAAGTCATGTACCTGTAGCTGAAGCATCATGCAGCTGCCAGTGGGAATGTTTAAAAGTTTTGCCTAGCTCTTCCGGTTATTTGACTGGTTTAGTCTTAACTCCTAATGAATCAGTAAATTGCGAGGTCCATCAACACAACGCCAAAAATATTTTGGTGGCTATCCTTGAGCTAAACCATTGGGGTATACAGTGGAACTTTGTGGTAGACCTTCAGACTGCATATGATGATGTGGAGCCTAATCCACAGTGGGTCGATTTCCAACTGTCAGATATATTTCTTGCCTCCCTTAATGCAGTGGGTTTTGTTGCCATTTGGAATGCGAAAACTGGTCACCCTATCAGCTCGTTTAGTGTTCTTGATCGGTGCAGAATAGATCTGGAGATGCCTTCGGCCACTGTAACAAATGTAGGAGAAAGCACCTGTGTTGGGAATGTCGTTGGCAGAATGTTCAAGAGGTTAGTTTTGGCACCACATTCTCCACTTGTTGCTGCTGTAGATGAGGCTGGGGTAGTCTATGTGTTCTATGCTGACGATATCTTAAATTTCAAAGCCAATGCACATGAAAagtttgaccagccttctataaaTCATTATGGCAATAATTTTGCTGCCTGGGAAACTGCTGGTCATGAGATCGGGAGTCAAACATTTTGCAGTCATCAGCCAATTAGACAAGGGTCACTTAATCCAGACAAAATGGTATATGATTTTTCAGATAGAGACAATGCTGGTGTCGTCAGAGCTAGGAAAAGAAGAAAATActgtaaatgtaatgaaaatcaAGTGGATAGCTGGCCAAGTGGTTTCAGTACTACATCACAAATGAAAGATGTGGTAACTTATCCTTCCACAATGGCGGATTCTGCTCATGTGCGAAGAGTAGTCCTTCCTCCATGCAGATCACAGGAGAATGTAATAAGCCTCTCACCATTTGGACTGACAAGGATCTTTAGAAGTTGCAATGCAGAGGGAAATAAGCATGTTAAAATTATTCACACGAAGTTGCTTATGGCTTCATGTTCACTTGACGAGAGAGATATTGATGCTGGTTTTCTGGACAGGAGCCTCCCATATCAGAAGGATTTTTCTTTTGCTGGTGAATCTGCTGTTTGCTCCTTTCAGGGATATTTGTATTTGGTTTCGCAGGATAACCTTTCTGTGGTCCTTCCATCAGTGTCTGTATCGTCTTTTTCATCTCGTATCGATGCCACTCAATTTTGGCAACCAGGTTTTTCTGGTGGTAGTGCATGCAATGCTCTGAATTTGTTGTCAGTAAATAGACTCCGAACAAGATTGGAGGCCTGGCAAATAGAGGTTTTGGATAAAGCATTGTTGTATGAAGGACCTTCATTAGCAGACAGGCTCTGCTGGGAGAATG GATGGGACATGAAAATCTCTAGGTTGCGCTGGGTGCAATTGTCATTGCATTACACAAATATCAATGATCTGGAGCA ATCGTTGAATATGCTCGCGGAGGTTGATCTTGCAGAAGAAGGTGTTTTGCAACTGCTATTGGCATCTGTTTATCGGCTATTATGTAGCACAAGAAGTGATCATGAGGCTGCAGTGTCATCCAA GTTAATGGTTTTAGCAGTCCGCTTTGCAACGAGAACAATCAAGGCTTATGGGCTACTTAAGCAAAAGAAAG ACATGCCAGCCAATTCAGTAAAGCTTCATGAAATGGCTTTCCTTTTGGGAGTAATTAGAAGTATCCAGGGCCGAATCACTGCAAAGAACCAGAATTCAGTCCGGATG CAAGGAGATGATAAAAACTCACTGAAAATAGGCAAAGAAGTACTACAAAATGATTCTCCATCCCCAGTTGTTGTAGTGGATGGTGTTTCACCAGGACTGTCAGCTGGTTTAGATGCTCCTGACAGACAAGGATCAGCATCTACTGCATTTGAGTTTGTTCCTGGTAGTAACAGGCTGTTAGCATTAACGCCAGTTGAATCCTCCCTTACTACTAATGACATTGACACTGATCAAAGAACCACTCAAGTTGGAAGACCGGTTACTCAAGGAAATATCAAGGATATGATGAACCGTTGGGAAATGAATAAGTTTGACTTGAAAACTATAGTCGGTGAAGCACTACAATCTGGTCGACTACCGTTGGCAGTTCTTCAGCTTCAACTGTTGCGCCAGAGGGAATCATGTTCTGGTGATGATTTTGATGACGTTTTCTCCGAAGTTCATGAAATAGGAAGATCCATTGTTTATGATCTGTTAATGAAG GGTGAAAGTGGACTGGCTGTAGCTACACTAGAAAGACTAGGAGATGACATAGAGTCGGACCTTAGACAACTTATGCAAGGTACTGTCAGAAGGTCACTTAGGCTACAAATAGCCGAGGAGATGAAACAGCGTGGGTACTTGCGATCAAATGAGTGGAAGATGTTGGAGACCTTAGCACTGATTGAG CGTTTTTACCCAAGCAGCAGCTTCTGGGACACATATCTTGGCAGGGAGAACGTTATTCATGATGCTGTAAATATTGTTACACTTCCAGGGGAAGATAAACCAGTGCTTGCTCTCCATATTCGTAACCACCCTGCTATTGAATGTGGTGATGTTGATGGAGCTGTGCTTGGTTCTTGGGTGAACGTTAACGATTACGCTGATTTAAAGGAGTTCTCTCAAAGCAACCTTTCTGATGGATATTGGGTGTGTGCTGCTGTGTGGTCTGATGCTTGGGATCAAAGAACTGTGGACCGC ATAATACTGGACCAGCCTTGTCATATCTCTGCTCAATCGGACCTCCCATGGGAATCTCAGTTTGAATATTTTGTTGCTCATGATGATGTGGGGGAAGTCTGCAAACTCTTGGACATGATTCCTGACAGTGTACTTCTAGAAGGGATACTTAGCATTAATGTGGACAATTCACGAGCTGGTTACAGCATTGTGTCTGACGTCAGTGTCCCTGATTATAAAATGTATATATGTGACTCAGAGGAGCTAGAGCCTGTTTGTATGGAAGTACCACATGTCAAAATATTCAGATCCTTGTCTAATCATGAATCAACATCATGGATGAGAATGCTAATGCAGGAACAACTGGCAAAGAAACACATCTTTATGAAAGAGTACTGGCAAAGTACTACCGAAATTATACCTTTACTTGCTCGAGCTGGCATACTTACTAATACAGCCAAGATAGGCCCCAAGAAAGAAGCTTCTATGCCATTAATTGCTTCAGAGATGCCAGATGATGAACGTCACCAGGCTTGTGAAAGAGCATTGCATAAACTAGTCATCCGTTTTTGTGTGCAATATGACTCTCCATACCTACTCGATCTCTATCTGGACAACTGCAATTTGATTCTCGGGGAGGACTCTATTCCTTTGCTCAAAGAAGCCGCA GGTGATTGCAAGTGGGCACAATGGTTACTCTTCTCCAGAGTCAAAGGTTATGAGTACGAGGCATCCTTTTCTAACGCCCGTTGGAATCTGTCACTGAAAATGGTTAATCATGGCAATCTAACTGCAATTGAGATAGATGAGATATTATATACTGTTGATGATATGGCTGAACGGATTGGGGAAATGTCTGCACTAGCTACCTTAATGTATGCTTCACCAccaattcaaaagtccatatgcACTGGTAGTGTGAACAGAAATCGTGGATTGTCTTCTCAGTGCACGTTAGAGAACCTAGGTCATTGTCTCCAGCAATTTCCAACCCTATGGAAGACACTTCGTTCCACCTGTTTTGGGCAAGATGGGTATGGCTGTCTAAATTATTCTCCAACTAATG TTTCTGGAAAATCCGCAATGTCAGATTACTTGTGCTGGCGCTATAGCATTTTTTCCTCTGCTGGAGGAGACACTTCATTGTTGCAAATGCTCCCGTGTTGGTTTCCAAAGTCTATTAGAAGATTAATCCAACTATTTGAACAG GGCCCTTTTGGGATGCAACTGCTATCGAGTGCACCGTCATCTGAAGAGTTATTTACTCATGGTGTCACTGATTACATATACAATACCACTGGATATAGTGAAACCAATGCGTTGTCCTTAGAAGCATCCATTCAAAAAAGTGTTGAAGAAGAACTATACTCTTCCCTTGAG GAGAAAGACTTGAGGGTGGAGCATCATTTGCACCGTGGTCGAGCACTAGCAGCTTTCAGGCATCTTCTTGGTAAAAGAGCTTCGCAATTAAAATCGGCCAATGCGCGCCAAGTGATCTCCACACAGTCTGATGTTCAAGCAGATGTACAACTGATCCTAGCCCCTTTAAGTCAAACTGAACGATCAGTTCTTCTATTG GTGGCTCCACTAGCTATCACAAACTTCGAGGACTCCACACTGGTTGCTTCCTGCACATTCCTGTTGGAACTATGTGGCATGTGTACTAACATGCTCCGTCTAGATATTGCTGCTCTTCAGCGCATCTCTTCCTACTATAACTCGGCTCAGCAAAATAAACAAAGTGAGCTATCTTCACCAAGGAGCTCTGGGTTACATGTGCTCTCCCATGGGGCTGATATAGCTCCTGCTCTTGCTCGAGCATTAGCTGAAGATTATGTCCAGTCTGATCATCTTCAGATTTTAGAGCAGAAGCAAACCTCTAGGGGTCCCAAAAGGGAACAACCATCACAGCCTCTTATTGCTATACTGGAGCACCTGGAACGAGCAAGTTTGCCATTATTAGACGAAGGTAGAACCTGTGGATTTTGGCTTTTGAGTGGCATTGGTGATGCATCTCTTTACCGGTCGCAGCAAAATGAAGCCAGCCAACATTGGAATTTGGTTACAGAATTCTGTCTGGCGCACCATCTCCCTTTAAGTACAAAATATCTGGCTTTACTGGCCAATGACAATGATTGG GTTGGTTTTCTAACAGAAGCACAGAGAGCTGGTTTTCCAATTGAAGTTGTTATCGGAGTG GCTTCCAAAGAGATAAAGGACTCAAGATTGAGGACTCATATACTAACAGTTCTGAAAAACACGTTATCAAATAGAAGGAAATCGTCTAGCAATATACCCTCAGGTAGTAGGGACCCATCTTTCTTGTCTGTTGATGGCGACAACCCCATGGAACTTTTCTGCATACTTGCTGTTTGTGAAAAGCAAAAGAACCCTGGGGAGGCACTTCTGAATAAAGCGAAACAAATGCAGTGGTCTTTATTGGCGTTGATTGCGTCATGCTTTCCAGATGTAACTCTTCTCTCATGCTTAAGCTTTTGGCTTGAGATTACAGCTGCAAG GGAGTTGTCCTTAATCAAGGTGGATGGTATTTCCTCTAAAGTAGCTAAGAATGTTGGATCTGCTGTTGAGGTCACAAATAAATTGCCAAGCGTGAGTAGGAATGTTGAATATCGTTACAACAGGAAGAATCCAAAGCGGAGACGGTTCTTGGAGGCCTCTCCAGATAGCTTCAAATCAGGTTTTTCGCTGGACATCGCAAGTGGGCCAAATGGTACTGCAACTTCCAATCCTTCCGATATTGATGCTCAGCAGGAAAGAAGAAAGCCCACCTCTGAAGAGACTGAAATTCCAGTTGATATTGATGAGAGGCTTGCATCTTTATCAAGTATAGTAGCAGTGCTGTGTGAACAACAGCTGTTTCTACCATTACTTCGATCCTTTGACTTGTTTCTGCCATCTTGCTCCCTTCTCCCCTTCATTCGTTCTCTTCAG GCATTTTGTCAAATGCGCTTGTCCGAGGCTTCTGCACATTTGACATCATTTTCAGCAAGGATAAAAGATGAAGCCTCTCAATCAAACTCATTCAAAGAAGCATCATCAATAACAGGATGGGTAGTTGCTACAGCTGTAAAAGCCGCAGATGCAGTACTCTCAACCTGTCCATCACTTTATGAGAAGAGGTGTTTGCTACAGCTCCTTGCAGCGGTTGATTTTGCAGATGGTGGTTCTTCGTCAGCTTACTTCGGCCGCAGTTATTGGAAAATCAATCTGGCTGAACCGTCCTTATGCAAAGATGGTGATATCTACAAGTGGAATGATTCCATGGATGATGCTTCTCTCCTGGCAGCATTAGAGAAGGATGGACGATGGGAGGACGCTCGTACTTGGGCAAGGCAACTGGAGTCGAGTGGCATAGCTTGGGAATCTACTTTTGATCATGTGACGGAATCACAG GCAGAAGCCATGGTTGCCGAATGGAAGGAGTTTCTCTGGGATATTCCACAAGAACGTGCAGCTTTGTGGGGCCACTGTCAGTCGCTTTTCATGAGATATTCTTTGCCACCTTTACAG GCTGGATTATTTTTCCTTAAGCATGCTGAGGCATTAGGGAAAGAGATACCAGCACGAGAGCTTCATGAAATACTTCTGCTATCTTTACAATGGCTTACTGGAACTATTACTAAATCCTCTCC GGTATATCCTCTTCATCTTCTCCGGGAAATTGAGACTAGGGTTTGGCTCCTGGCAGTCGAGTCAGAGACTCACTCTAAGGCTGATGGCGAATCTTCTGTTGTTTCTCAGAGTCCAGCTATTGGAAACAGTACCAGCATTATAGAACAGACTGCTGATGTCATCACAAAAATAGACAGTAGTATGAGTTTGCCAAGCATGAAAGCTGCAGAAAGAAATGGTATGAGGGACAATAACTTATCACACCATCAACATTTGCAACTCTTTGAATATAACAGTGAAGCAACAACAACAAATAATGCAAGAGCAAAGCGAAGGGGCAAAACAAATCTACCACTTAGACGAGGTGTCACTGATAATGTTGAAAGTAGCACCAATGATTCTGATGATAATTCTAAAGTTTTCTTTCGTTCTAAGATTGGAGAACAAGCAAGAAATTTACTATCTGAAGAGGAATTTGCAAAGATGGAAGCGTCTCTGTCTGGTTGGGAGCAACATGTCAGGCCTGCAGATATGGAGAAGGCTGTGCTCTCCTTATTAGAATTTGGGCAAATAACTGCAGCTAAGCAACTCCAACAAAAGTTATCTCCATCATATGTTcctgaagaacttgtccttgttGATGTTGCGTTAAGAGTTGCAAATAACGGCGGTGATGGAGAGATCAATTTATTATCCTTTGACACAGAAGCCCTTTCAATACTTCAATCTCTCCAGATTGCAAGTGGCAGCAATATGATTGATCCATCACAG GCTATGGAGAAATTAGCCGTGAAATGTGGCGAGGGGCGCGGACGGGCTCTTATTAGGAGAATAATAGCAGTTGTGCAAACTGCAAAAATACTGGGACTCCCATTTTCTGAAGCATTTGAGAAACAGCCAATTGAACTTCTGCAGTTGCTTTCACTGAAAGCTCAGGATTCTTTTGATGAAGCTAAATTTCTGGTGGAGACACACATCATGCCTGCATCTAGCATTGCAAGAATTCTTGCTGATTCCTTTCTGAAG GGGCTTTTAGCTGCACATCGTGGAGGTTATCTGGACTCCCAAAAAGAAGAAGGCCCTGCACCACTATTGTGGAGATCAAGTGACTTCTTGAAGTGGGCAAAACTATGCCCATCAGAACCAGAAATTGGCCACGCTTTAATGCGTTTGGTAATGACTGGGCATGAAGTACCGCATGCTTGTGAG GTTGAACTCCTTATACTGTCACATCACTTCTACATGTCATCTTCTTGTCTTGATGGTGTGGATGTTCTCGTCACATTTGCAGCCAATAGAGTGGATTCATATGTTTCAGAGGGGGATTTTTCTTGCTTAGCTCGCTTGATAACTGGAGTGAGCAATTTTCACTCCTTGAGCTTCATCCTTTCCATCCTTATAGAAAATGGCCAATTGGAGTTGCTACTTCAAAAGTATTCTTCCACTGACACAGCCACAGTGGCACCTGCATCAGTTCGAGGGTTTAGGTTGGCTGTTATTACATCACTGAAACATTTCAACCCAAATGATGATGAAGCTCTGTCTCTG GTATACAAGCACTTTGACATGAAACATGAGGCGGCTTCCCTCCTTGAGTCGCGTGCAGAGCAGTACATGGAAAGCTGGTTAGATCGGCATGATAAGGAACGACGGAATGATGAGCTCCTTAAGGCTATGCATAACCTTGTACAGACGGCTGAGATTCTTTCAACAATTGACGCTGGCCAAAGGACACATCGTGCTTGCGCTCGTGCTTCTCTCCTATCTCTTCAGATCCGAATACCTGATCTTGTATGGATTGGTCTTACAGAAACCAATGCGCGCCGAATTTTCGTGGATCAATCTAGGTTCCAGGAGGCCCTCATTGTTGCTGAAGCATATAGCATAAATCAGCCAATGGAATGGGCACCAGTCTTCTGGAACCAGATGCTGAAGCCCGACCTCATCGAGCTATTTGTGGCTGAATTTGTACTAGTTCTGCCCCTGCATCCACCAATGCTCGTGGAGCTTGCGAGATTTTACCGGGCAGAGGTTGCAGCCAGGGGCGACCAGTCGCACTTCTCAGTCTGGCTTTCGCCTGGAGGCTTGCCTGCTGAATGGGGAAAGCATCTCGGCAGATCATTCAGGAGCCTGCTGCGTCGAACGAGGGATATGAGGCTGAGGCTGCAGTTGGCAACTCTGGCGACTGGGTTCAGCGATGTCCTTGAGGGCTGCAATGCGGTTCTGGACAAGGTCCCTGAGAACGCCGGGCCACTGATACTGAGGAAGGGCCATGGGGGTGCATACCTCCCTCTCATGTAA